A region from the Acidiferrobacter sp. SPIII_3 genome encodes:
- a CDS encoding NAD(P)/FAD-dependent oxidoreductase, with product MLRLLEVRLPLDHDEHALRIAITRALRVPAAELRSYTIARRGYDARKPDRIMLVYTIDVTTGDDARLLARHHKDPRIVARPDTRYQPPVHASRPPRPRPVVVGLGPAGLFAGLLLAQMGLCPIILERGKPVRARTADTFALWRGKVLNPESNVQFGEGGAGTFSDGKLHSQISDPYHYGHKVLEEFVRAGAPPEILTISKPHIGTFRLVGVVERMRATIEHLGGEVRFESRVVDIDRTGGAMRALTLADGRTLEASHVILAIGHSARDTFAMLHERGVFLEPKPFAIGLRIEHPQSLIDRCRFGRHAGHPLLGAADYKLAYRASNGRPVYSFCMCPGGTVVAAASEPGRVVTNGMSQYSRNERNANSAIVVGVTAADFAGDDVLAGVAFQRHWEEQAFALGGGTYEAPAQRLADFLEGRASHGPGDVIPSYQPGVRFGDLGEALPGYAIDALREALPAFARKITGFALPDAVLTGVETRTSAPLRITRNDDHQSRNTRGLYPTGEGAGYAGGILSAAVDGIKAAEAVARSLAADRVAGGPG from the coding sequence ACGGCTGCTTGAAGTCCGACTCCCCTTGGATCACGACGAACACGCGCTACGTATCGCCATCACCCGAGCGCTCCGCGTGCCGGCGGCCGAGCTGCGCTCTTACACCATCGCCCGCCGCGGCTATGATGCGCGAAAGCCGGATCGCATCATGCTCGTCTACACGATCGATGTGACCACAGGTGACGATGCACGACTGCTGGCGCGTCACCACAAAGACCCGCGCATCGTCGCGCGCCCCGACACCCGCTACCAGCCGCCGGTGCATGCATCCCGTCCGCCACGCCCGCGGCCGGTGGTCGTGGGCCTCGGACCCGCCGGCCTGTTCGCGGGACTCTTGCTCGCACAGATGGGCCTTTGCCCCATCATCCTAGAGCGCGGCAAGCCGGTCCGCGCACGCACCGCCGATACCTTCGCCTTGTGGCGTGGGAAGGTGCTGAACCCGGAGTCGAATGTGCAATTCGGCGAGGGGGGCGCCGGGACCTTTTCCGACGGCAAGCTCCATAGCCAGATCAGCGATCCCTATCACTACGGGCATAAGGTCCTGGAGGAGTTCGTGCGCGCCGGCGCACCCCCCGAGATCCTCACGATCAGCAAGCCCCACATCGGCACCTTCCGCCTGGTGGGGGTCGTCGAGCGCATGCGCGCGACCATTGAACATCTGGGCGGAGAGGTCCGTTTCGAAAGCCGGGTGGTCGACATCGACCGTACGGGCGGCGCCATGCGCGCTCTCACGCTCGCCGACGGCCGCACCCTCGAGGCCAGTCACGTCATACTCGCCATAGGCCATAGCGCGCGCGACACCTTCGCTATGCTGCACGAGCGCGGGGTATTCCTGGAACCCAAGCCGTTTGCGATCGGCCTGCGCATAGAGCACCCGCAATCGCTCATCGATCGTTGCCGCTTCGGGCGCCACGCGGGTCACCCGCTGCTTGGCGCCGCCGATTACAAGCTCGCCTACCGCGCCTCCAACGGCCGCCCGGTCTACAGTTTCTGCATGTGCCCGGGCGGTACGGTGGTGGCCGCGGCCTCCGAGCCGGGGCGGGTGGTCACCAACGGCATGAGCCAATATTCGCGCAACGAGCGCAACGCCAATAGTGCCATCGTGGTGGGCGTGACAGCGGCCGACTTCGCCGGCGACGACGTCCTCGCCGGAGTGGCCTTCCAGCGCCATTGGGAGGAACAGGCGTTCGCCCTGGGCGGGGGGACCTACGAGGCCCCGGCCCAACGTCTCGCGGACTTCCTCGAAGGCCGGGCGAGTCACGGGCCCGGCGATGTCATCCCCTCCTACCAGCCCGGGGTGCGCTTCGGCGACCTGGGCGAGGCCCTGCCCGGCTATGCCATCGACGCCCTGCGTGAGGCCCTGCCAGCGTTCGCGCGCAAGATAACAGGCTTCGCACTCCCCGATGCCGTCTTGACCGGCGTCGAGACACGCACATCCGCCCCGCTGCGCATCACCCGCAACGATGATCACCAAAGCCGCAATACCCGTGGCCTCTACCCCACAGGCGAGGGCGCCGGCTACGCCGGTGGCATCCTGTCGGCGGCGGTCGACGGCATCAAGGCCGCCGAGGCCGTGGCCCGATCACTGGCCGCGGACCGGGTGGCCGGCGGACCGGGGTAA